In Deltaproteobacteria bacterium, the following proteins share a genomic window:
- a CDS encoding BtrH N-terminal domain-containing protein: MKKVINNWVHIPGLHCGSVTLRDIMTYYGYPWSEPMCFGVGGGLGFYYSVRENLSPTRMIFVRGPGMESAFFSLTVKPTTWKHARKNSIDTVKKLIDRGVPVIIQTDIFYLDYYNSSTHFPGHIVSVWGYDDEKGTMLVADNHFEGLKEVPYDAFESGMASKDPSNPLDNNYMDIVPDRGVRPLEEVISEAIRSNALKMLRGTKGGRGESGVRMIKLWSDDLPNWKEAPDWKWCARFGYQVIKKRGVGGAGFRWIYRDFLIEAEDMIPPLKELGLSRKMDLIGNRWSDAAMVLKNISEREHPSRKLLHEASGTAHELWELESDFYETVLEKVN; this comes from the coding sequence GTGAAGAAAGTAATAAACAATTGGGTTCACATCCCCGGCCTCCACTGCGGCTCGGTCACGCTAAGGGACATTATGACTTACTACGGATACCCGTGGTCGGAGCCGATGTGCTTCGGCGTGGGCGGCGGACTCGGTTTCTATTATTCTGTCAGGGAGAACCTAAGCCCTACGAGGATGATATTCGTAAGAGGCCCCGGAATGGAGTCCGCTTTCTTCAGTCTCACGGTGAAACCGACTACATGGAAACACGCCCGGAAAAATTCCATCGACACTGTCAAGAAACTGATTGATCGCGGCGTGCCCGTAATAATACAGACCGATATTTTTTACCTCGACTACTATAATTCCTCCACCCACTTTCCGGGACATATTGTGTCCGTATGGGGATACGACGACGAAAAGGGGACAATGCTCGTAGCCGATAACCATTTCGAGGGATTGAAAGAGGTTCCGTACGACGCGTTTGAATCGGGCATGGCGTCAAAGGATCCGTCCAATCCGCTGGATAACAATTACATGGACATCGTGCCTGACAGAGGCGTCAGGCCTCTGGAAGAGGTAATATCTGAGGCGATTCGTTCAAACGCCTTGAAGATGCTCCGGGGAACCAAGGGAGGAAGGGGAGAGTCGGGGGTGAGAATGATCAAATTGTGGTCGGATGATCTCCCGAACTGGAAAGAGGCCCCCGACTGGAAGTGGTGCGCCAGATTCGGATATCAGGTCATAAAGAAAAGGGGTGTCGGAGGAGCGGGTTTCAGGTGGATATACAGGGATTTTCTCATAGAAGCAGAAGACATGATCCCGCCGCTTAAGGAGCTGGGGCTCTCCCGCAAAATGGATTTAATCGGAAATAGGTGGAGCGATGCGGCCATGGTTCTTAAAAATATAAGCGAAAGGGAGCATCCGTCCCGGAAGCTTCTGCACGAAGCCTCCGGGACGGCACACGAGCTATGGGAGCTCGAGAGCGATTTTTACGAGACGGTACTTGAGAAAGTAAACTAG
- a CDS encoding HAD hydrolase-like protein, translated as MKLLLFDIDGTILLTNGAGTRAANRAFEKIYGLKDAMTGIDAAGKTDPLILGEMFMRSLSREYTSEEAQALYRDYVIYLEEEIVKSPIDIMPGIPFLLESLSVRKDIIMGIATGNIEHGAWIKLRQSRLHSHFKFGGFGSDSGSREGLIRKAIERAKSHLKRKDDFDKVFVIGDTPYDIIHGRAAGAVTVAVATGSYSARELGSHNPDYLFDHLEDYGSVIKIFD; from the coding sequence ATGAAACTCCTTTTATTTGATATAGACGGAACTATACTCCTCACGAACGGAGCGGGCACAAGGGCCGCCAACCGTGCATTCGAGAAAATATACGGTCTGAAAGACGCCATGACGGGCATAGACGCGGCTGGAAAAACCGACCCTCTGATTCTGGGTGAAATGTTTATGAGAAGTCTCTCAAGGGAATACACGTCCGAGGAAGCACAGGCTCTATACCGCGATTATGTAATATATCTTGAAGAAGAAATAGTGAAATCGCCCATTGACATAATGCCGGGCATACCTTTCTTGCTGGAGAGTCTTTCAGTGAGGAAAGATATAATCATGGGAATCGCTACCGGAAATATAGAGCACGGGGCGTGGATAAAGCTACGGCAGTCGCGTCTCCACAGCCACTTCAAGTTCGGCGGATTCGGATCGGATTCGGGAAGTAGAGAAGGGCTTATCCGGAAAGCGATCGAAAGAGCCAAAAGCCACTTAAAGCGGAAGGATGATTTCGACAAGGTATTCGTCATAGGCGACACACCCTACGACATCATTCACGGAAGGGCGGCGGGGGCGGTCACAGTGGCAGTCGCCACCGGAAGCTATTCAGCCCGGGAGTTGGGGAGCCACAACCCGGACTATCTATTCGACCATCTCGAAGATTACGGGAGCGTCATAAAAATATTCGATTAA
- a CDS encoding HAS-barrel domain-containing protein encodes MEHIGEVVESSTKGFIARSPRMGESPSFGSFVRTDSEPRVYGLVYEILTGSKEPGRKPTAYDMSIEELRREQPQIFELLKTEFHVLTLAYLEGGKIRFALSPLPPPIHTFVHMCSDEEKKELSSEDFFLRAIVSSSNVPVDDLIISSLYSAQNVRKKDKDYMVRMGKSLSRFFRDDYERLSSILRRVL; translated from the coding sequence ATGGAACATATAGGCGAAGTAGTGGAATCGAGCACGAAAGGGTTTATAGCCCGTTCTCCGAGGATGGGGGAATCTCCTTCTTTCGGCAGTTTTGTAAGGACGGACTCGGAACCCCGCGTTTACGGTCTAGTCTACGAAATTTTAACGGGAAGCAAGGAGCCCGGAAGAAAACCGACTGCATACGATATGAGCATTGAAGAGCTCAGGCGTGAGCAGCCGCAGATATTCGAGCTTTTGAAAACCGAGTTTCATGTTTTGACCCTTGCCTATCTTGAGGGGGGCAAAATCAGGTTTGCCCTCTCGCCTCTTCCCCCTCCCATACACACCTTCGTCCACATGTGCTCGGATGAGGAAAAGAAGGAGCTGAGCTCCGAGGATTTTTTCCTGCGGGCTATTGTCTCTTCTTCGAATGTGCCCGTAGACGATCTCATTATCTCATCCCTTTATAGCGCGCAGAACGTAAGGAAAAAGGACAAGGACTACATGGTGAGAATGGGAAAAAGCTTATCAAGATTTTTCAGAGACGATTATGAAAGGCTCAGTTCGATATTAAGGCGAGTGCTGTAA